In Acidobacteriota bacterium, a single genomic region encodes these proteins:
- a CDS encoding FAD-dependent thymidylate synthase, producing MRVVAAGLNIDGDALRELREAAARLRGHLGRDEAPPPDLLAHLAAFADREDLTPETLSAAYARISRDPRPVDALRRDARASVAKARRSNETIVFGLGHASVAEHAVFNVDVLGLSRLAAEFVEHYRLASFTEKSQRYVTLRGDFVVPAEVTGTALEVDFREIVRRQTELYLRLYEALKPRFEAEHPDMAARADGRRTLDGWAKEDARYALSLAVETQLGMTVNARTVERMVRDAAGHPLAEVRAFGEALLGALHPHAPSLIRYTRPGPCQAEGLPALRAAAAEQFRRFLSSPAAATPESHSPSQPAQAEPGRADATRFSPAGSLACSVPPSREDPFECRIVGLQGSEADVFAALAFASAAAPCPPPPVVLPPSPREPHDSPPSHSSHDSHNSHNSHDSPLFTRFSEALAWAETLDDPAKTGLLRPLVRTMEPWDAPPRAFEHAGAAVECTVSASCFAQLKRHRMGSLLCRPYEPALGFTVPPSVEGAGLRDDLLAVARLAEETAGRIAERHPEAAAYLLANGHRRRLVFSANLREWHHFMRLRLDAHAQWEIRDLAGRIAALLRGPFPVLARLFAGKDRWPAVRDRF from the coding sequence GTGAGGGTCGTCGCCGCCGGGCTCAACATCGACGGGGACGCGCTCCGGGAGCTTCGCGAGGCCGCGGCCCGCCTCCGGGGGCACCTCGGGCGGGACGAGGCGCCTCCCCCGGACCTCCTGGCGCACCTGGCCGCTTTCGCCGACCGGGAGGACCTCACCCCCGAGACCCTCTCCGCCGCCTACGCCCGCATCAGCCGCGACCCCCGCCCCGTCGACGCGCTGCGGCGGGACGCCCGCGCCTCGGTCGCGAAGGCCCGGCGCTCCAACGAGACCATCGTCTTCGGCCTGGGCCACGCCTCCGTGGCGGAACACGCCGTCTTCAACGTGGACGTCCTCGGCCTCAGCCGCCTGGCGGCCGAGTTCGTCGAGCACTACCGCCTCGCCTCCTTCACCGAGAAGTCGCAGCGCTACGTCACCCTCCGGGGTGACTTCGTGGTTCCCGCCGAAGTCACCGGGACCGCGCTCGAGGTTGATTTCCGGGAGATCGTCCGCCGTCAGACGGAGCTTTACCTCCGCCTGTACGAGGCGCTGAAACCCCGTTTCGAGGCCGAACACCCCGACATGGCCGCCCGGGCGGACGGGCGCCGGACCCTGGACGGCTGGGCCAAGGAGGACGCCCGGTACGCCCTCAGCCTCGCGGTGGAGACCCAGCTCGGGATGACCGTCAACGCCCGCACCGTCGAGCGGATGGTCCGCGACGCCGCCGGCCACCCCCTGGCGGAGGTCCGGGCCTTCGGGGAAGCCCTCCTCGGCGCGCTGCACCCCCACGCCCCCTCCCTCATCCGCTACACCCGCCCCGGGCCCTGCCAGGCGGAAGGGCTCCCGGCCCTGCGCGCCGCCGCCGCCGAACAGTTCCGGCGCTTTCTTTCCTCACCCGCCGCAGCGACGCCGGAAAGCCATTCCCCTTCCCAACCCGCCCAGGCTGAACCGGGCCGGGCCGACGCCACCCGGTTCTCCCCCGCGGGCTCCCTCGCCTGCTCCGTTCCCCCTTCTCGGGAAGACCCCTTCGAGTGCCGCATCGTCGGCCTGCAGGGAAGCGAGGCCGACGTCTTCGCCGCCCTGGCCTTCGCGTCCGCGGCCGCCCCCTGTCCGCCGCCGCCGGTCGTCCTCCCCCCCTCCCCCCGGGAACCCCACGACTCCCCTCCTTCCCATAGTTCCCATGACTCCCATAACTCTCATAACTCCCATGACTCCCCGCTCTTCACCCGATTCTCCGAAGCCCTCGCCTGGGCCGAGACCCTCGACGACCCGGCGAAGACCGGCCTCCTCCGCCCCCTGGTTCGCACGATGGAACCCTGGGACGCCCCGCCGCGGGCCTTCGAGCACGCGGGGGCCGCGGTGGAGTGCACGGTGAGCGCCTCCTGCTTCGCCCAGTTGAAGCGGCACCGCATGGGGAGCCTCCTCTGCCGGCCGTACGAACCCGCCCTGGGGTTCACCGTCCCCCCGTCGGTGGAGGGAGCCGGCTTGCGCGACGACCTCCTGGCCGTCGCCCGCCTGGCGGAAGAGACGGCGGGGCGCATCGCCGAACGCCACCCGGAAGCTGCGGCCTACCTCCTGGCCAACGGCCACCGCCGCCGCCTGGTGTTCTCCGCCAACCTCCGGGAGTGGCACCACTTCATGCGCCTGCGCCTTGACGCCCACGCCCAGTGGGAGATCCGGGACCTGGCCGGGCGGATCGCCGCGCTGCTGCGGGGCCCCTTCCCCGTCCTCGCCCGCCTCTTCGCCGGCAAGGACCGCTGGCCCGCCGTCCGGGACAGGTTCTGA